Genomic DNA from Caldivirga sp.:
CTAATGAAGAGGGTTATTAGGATTCAGACAAGTGGTGGTAAGGTGCCTCCACAGGCTATGCAGCAGATGCAGGGCGCTGGATTAAATGCACAGGAGGTTGTTAACCTAATAAATAATAAGATTAAGCAAGTGACCGCGCTTGGTTTTCAGAACCTTAACATTGAGGTTGAGTATGATGATTCCTCTAAGAAGGTGCTTAGGATTAACATTGATTACCCACCAATAACCGACATTATACTTAAGGTTGCTGGTAAGGATTCCCCCAGCCACCAGGCTGGTAAGGAGATAATAGGTGACGTACCCCTGGAGAAGCTGGCTGAAGTAGCCTTAATTAAGATTGAGGAATTAGGCAGTAAGTCCTTTAAGTCAGCCTTAAAGCAGGTAGTTAGCACATGCAGATCCATTGGATTAACCGTAAATGGTAAGGACCCTAAGGAAGTAATTAAGGAGATAGACCAGGGAGTCTATGATGAATTAATATCAAAGTACGAGAAGAACTCCAGTTAAGCCACTTAACTAATACTCCTTAACTCAAGCTTCATAAGCAACCTAGCCATATCAACCTGGGGTACTGCCTTCTCAATAATTGACCAGGTTCCCTTACCGACAACAACCACTACGAATATATCCTCATTAATGCTCCTTACCAGAGACTCAATGATCCCTTTACCGGATTCAGCGTTAAGCACTGGTAAGACCCCATTACCCACATTAGTAACTATAGGTAACCCCAACTCCTCACTTATGAGCAATGTCGCCTCCCTAACCCTCTCATCATTGACTAAAAATATGGCGCCACGCATAACTTGAGTTAAGCATAAAACCGTTGAAATGCATTACTCCCTAATGCCCCATAGCACCGTCCTAGGTATTGATAGGCCGATACTAGTGTGTGCAGTGCCGGTTAGGAGCATTAGCATGGTGAATCCACCGAGTGAATGCGAAGCTGTGGAATTAAGACTTGACTACATGGGTGGTGATCTTGAGGTTAAGTTAAATGAAGTAAGTGACTTAATTAAGGGATTACTAAGTAGGGTTAAGGTAATAGTAACGGTCAGGAACCCTGAGGAGGGTGGTGTTAATTGGGTTGACCCATCTTTGAAGCTTAAGGTCATTAGAATTGCCCATGAAAACGGTGCCCTAGTTGACGTTGAGGTTGAATTCGCGAGGAAGTACGCTAACTCTATTACATCATGGAGTGAAGTAATACTGTCTAGGCATGTCCTCAACAGTCGCTCCAACATTAGGAGTACTATCGCCAGTGATTACGCCTTAGCCAGCTCTATGAAGGCCTTAACTTATAAGGTAGCTACAATTAATACTGATGATTTACCAGCATTAGTGGAATTACTGGTTAAGGAGGGGGAAGTACCCGTAGCCATAGTGCCTATGCAGCCTATTCAGAGGGCTGCGGCAATAATGCTCGGCACGGCATTAATGTACTGTTCAATAGGTGATGGTACAGCACCAGGTCAATTAAGTGTTGAGGAGTGTATTAGGATTAAGAGGGAGAGAATTAGGCTAGTTAGTTCTTAGACGTAATCACTCCTATTAACCTCATTCAAAGCCTCCTCACCCTTAAGATACTTAA
This window encodes:
- a CDS encoding 50S ribosomal protein L11, with the protein product MKRVIRIQTSGGKVPPQAMQQMQGAGLNAQEVVNLINNKIKQVTALGFQNLNIEVEYDDSSKKVLRINIDYPPITDIILKVAGKDSPSHQAGKEIIGDVPLEKLAEVALIKIEELGSKSFKSALKQVVSTCRSIGLTVNGKDPKEVIKEIDQGVYDELISKYEKNSS
- a CDS encoding type I 3-dehydroquinate dehydratase, with amino-acid sequence MPHSTVLGIDRPILVCAVPVRSISMVNPPSECEAVELRLDYMGGDLEVKLNEVSDLIKGLLSRVKVIVTVRNPEEGGVNWVDPSLKLKVIRIAHENGALVDVEVEFARKYANSITSWSEVILSRHVLNSRSNIRSTIASDYALASSMKALTYKVATINTDDLPALVELLVKEGEVPVAIVPMQPIQRAAAIMLGTALMYCSIGDGTAPGQLSVEECIRIKRERIRLVSS